The sequence GTGCTGCTCTGGATGGCCAGGGTGCGCAGCACCGAGCGGTACTCGCTCATCGCGGCCGCCGCGCGGATCCCGTGCCCCATGACGTCGCCCACCACCAGCAGGGTCCGGCCGTGGGGCAGCGCGAGCGTGTCGAACCAGTCGCCGCCCACCTCCGCCCCCGCGCCCGCCGGCAGATAGCGGCCCAGGATCTCCACGCCGGGACCCGTGCCGGTGGGTGTGTTGAGGAAGGCCCGCTGCATCTCCAGGGCCGTCTCGTGCTCACGGGTGTAGCGGACCGCGTGCGCGATGCCGGTCGCCGCCCGGTCGGTGAGGTCGCCGAGCAGTTCCGCGTCCCCGTCGGTGAGACGCGGGGAGTCGCCGGCCCGGAACACGATCACAGCGCCCACCAGCCCGTCGTTGACGGCCAGGGGCAGGTAGATCCCGGAGTGCGCGCCCATCCGCCGGTAGTGCTCCTTGCGCTCGTACGACAGCGAGAACTGGCGCATGGCCTCGTCGGCCGGGTGGCTGAGGACGAGCGGGCGCCGCTCGGCCAGCACGTGGGCCATGGGGGACCCGGCCCGGTAGACGACGAACTCGCCGAGGAGGCCGAGCGGCGAGGACACCTCCGCGAGCTCCGGTGTGGTGGCGAGCGCGATCCGGCGCAGGCGCAGCGGATACCGGTCCGAGGGCACCTGGGGCGTGCCCTCCGGGTCCACCACGTCCACCGCCGCGTAGTCCGCGAAGCGCGGCACCAGCAGGTCGGCCAGCGCCTGACAGGCCTGGCCGAGGTCGAGGGTCGCGCCGGTGCTGCGGTTCGCCTCGTCGAGCAGTGCCATGCGGTTGCGCGCCCGGACGAGGTCCTCGCGCCCGCGCAGCGCGTCGGTGACCTCCATGACGACGGCGGCCACCCCGAGGACCTCGCCGGACGGCCCGGACAGCCGGTGGTAGGCGCCCAGCCACCACCGGTTGTCCCCCGTCGTGTCGGCCGGGGTCTGTCCGCCGACCGTGATGACCTGCGGAACTCCCGTACGCAGCACTTTCGTGAGCAGCTGCTCCGAGGACTCCAGGTCCGGCAGCACCTCGCGCAGCCGGCGGCCGAGGTGCTCGGCGGCCGGCACGCCGTTGAGCCGGGCGAGGGCGTCGTTGAGGTAGAGGTAGCGCAGCTCGCTGTCGAGAACGGCGATGCCGGCCGGGCAGTTGTCGAGGAGCCGCCGGGTCAGCGTCAGCTCGTCGAGGAGCCGTTCCGCGGACTCCGCCACGTTCTCGGAGCGGTGCACGGCGTCCGCGAGCGCCGCCAGTTCCGCCTGGGTCAGCAGCATGCGCGCACTGGGCTGGACCTGGTCACCGGGCACCCGTCCACAGCACCACGGCACCGGTGCGCCCACCAACGGGCGGGGCTGTCCGGGTGACCCGGACAGCCCCGCCCCGGACATGACTCAGGGACTCGGCGGGGCCGTGGGCTCGGGCGTCTGCGGGGGACGGCCGCCGGGCGAGCCGGCCAGCCGCCACACCTCGTCCGCCTGCAGCGCCGCGTACGAGGCGGGCGGGGAGTCGCCGGTGAGGCCCGCGACCCGCACGGGCTTCCCGCCGCGCTCGGCGAACAGCGCGAGGGTGAGGGCGAGCCGGGGCGAGTACACGCTCTGCCAGACCGTCCGGGCGCCCGGCCCGCTGCCCGCGCCGGCCGAGTGGCCGACCGGCATGGTGGGCACGGCCCCGGCCGGTACGAAGGATCCTTCCTCGACACCCCGCACGAGGGCACCGTCCGTGGCGCCCGGCACGCCCATCAGCTCGGTGACGACCGCCGCCTCCTTCCCGTGCAGCGCCGTACGCGTCTTCGGCCGTGCGGTGTGGACCGTACGGCCCGCCTTGGTGATCTTCGCGACGGTGTACGGGGCCGCGTACGTGCCGTCGGCGGCCAGGGCGGCGTACGCCGAGTTCAGCCGCAGCGGCGTGGGGGCCGTCTCCTTGGCGAGGTCGCCCAGCGGGCTGCCGGGCCGCAGCACCTTGAGGAACGGGTCGAGGACCGTGCCCGCCTCGACCGCCCCGTCGACGGCGTCGTTGAACGGCTGGTGGGCGTAGTCCGCTCCGCCGTACAGCACCCGGACCGCGCCGTCACCGGGGACGGTCGCGACGACCGCGGTGTGCAGCCGGGCGCCCTTGGTGTTCTTGACGTTCTTGGTGCCCTTGGCGTTCTTGCCGTCCGGGTCCTTCTGGCCGTCCGTGTCGTTCTCGGGGCTCCGCTCGCGCACCAGCTCCGCCGTCTCGTCCTGGAGGCCGAGGTCGAAGGTGGTGTGCACCTTGTAGCCGCCGCGCGCCAGCTGGTCCTCCGTGATGCCGAGCCGGTCGGCGGCCTCGGCGGACGCCGTGTCGATCAGATACTGGCGCTGGCCGTTCGTGCCGCCCGGCGGGTAGAAGCGGAAGGCGGGGAAGCGGGCGGCCGTCCGCTCGCGGGCGCTGATCGCGCCCGAGTCCGCCATCGCGTCGAGCACCCACACCCAGCGGCGCTCCAGCGTCCCCGTCACCTTGGCGTCCGCGCCCGCCCGCTCGTAGTACGAGGGCAGGTTGAGGATCCCCGCGAGGGCGGCGCCCTGGGAGACCGTCAGGTCGTGCGCGCCGACGCCGAAGTAGTTGCGCGCGGCCGACTCGATGCCGGCGGCGCCGCGGCCGAAGTACACGGTGTTGAGGTAGCCCGCCAGGATGTCGTCCTTGGACCTCGTGCGGTCCAGCTTCACGGCGATCAGCGCCTCGTGCGCCTTGCGCTGCAGGGACTGCTCGGGGGTCAGCAGGGCGTTCTTCACGTACTGCTGCGTGATCGTGGAGCCGCCCTGCCGGTCGCCGCCCGTCACGGTGGCGAGCGCGGCCCGCACGATCGCGGACGGGGCGACCCCCGAGTCCGTACGGAAGGAGCGGTTCTCCGCGGCGATCACGGCGTCCTGGACGTGCCGCGGGACCTGCTTGAGGGGGATGTCCTGGCGGTCGACGGGGCCGCGCCTGCCGAGGTACTCGCCCCCGGCGTCCACGAAGACCGTGCTCTGGCTGACGGTCTCCGGGTGCGGCTCGGGGATGGGGGTCATCCGGTACGCGACGACGACCGCGGCGCACGCGAGGAGGAACAGTGCCAGCAGGGCGGCCAGGGTGCGGCGCAGCCGCCGGACCCTGGTGCGGCGCCGGCGGACGCGTATCCGCCGCAGGAAGGTCCCGGCGCGGCGCAGGCGGGTGTCGCCGCCGTGGCGGGGCGCGCGGTCGCGGCGCAGCGGGGTGCGGCTGCGGCGGAGCAGGTCGCGGGCGTTCATGAGGGGGTGTCCGTCCGTGCGATGAGGGTGCCGGCGGAGTCGTACGCCTTCACCGTGATGTCCTGCAACAGCGCGTCGGTGCCGGTGAGTTGGACGTCCACGTACCAGGCGGACCAGCCGGGGGAGCCCGCCAGGGTGAGGAGGCGTGCGGTGAACGTGCCGTCGGACGTGACGAGTTCGACGCGGGACGCCTCGCGGGAACCCCGGTGGACTCCGGAGAGGAAGATCCGCTTCCCGGTCGTGGAGTCCGCCCAGACGGTGAGGGCGGAACCCCCGCCCTTGCCGGAGGCGCCCTTGTCGGACGCGCTCTCCTCCGACCCGCCCTCCACCGACCCGTCCTCCTCGGACTCGCCGTCCCCGGAGTCGCGGAACTGGTTCGACTGCCCCGGCGCCGACAGGTGCGTGCCGTCCTTGGTGAGCCAGAACTGCACACCGGGCGCGGCGGCGACGCGCTCGCCGGGTGTCACGACCCGAACGGCCGCCCTCTCCACGGAGACCGTGACGCCACCGGAACCCGAGCCCGTGCCGCGTACCGCCCCCACGACCAGGGGGACGAGGAGCAGGGCTCCCACCGCCGTGAGCACCGCCGTGGTGCGCCGGCGCTGTCTGCGGCGCGTGCGGCCCGCCTCCTCGATGGCGGGGACGGGCACGGGCCCGGCCACGGGCGGACGCCCGGCCGGACTCCCGGCGGGCGGTCCCTCGCGGTACGCGACATGGGCGCGCAGGGCCTTCTCCGCCCGCCGCCCGACCGCTTTCACCGCCCCCGGCGAGGAGTTGAGGAGCGCGGCGATCTCGCGGTGCGTCAGCCCGTCCCAGCGCCGGAGCACGGCCACCGCCCGCCGCCGGGGCGGAAGAGCGGCCAGTACCTCGGTGAGCGGGTCGAGCGGATCGGGCGTGTACGGCCTGGGCGCAGGACCGGAACGGCCGGGCAGCCGTGGCCACCGCCGCAGGAAGCCCCGTACCAGAGCCCGCCGGACGTAGAACTCCTCGTCGTCGCCGGGCAGTCGGCGCCGCGCGTAGACCTCCGCCACCGCCGCTCTCGCGCGTCTGTCCGCGTCGGCGGAGTTCCCCGTCAGCAGACGGGCCGTGCGCGTGAGCCGGGGCCAGTACTCCCCGGCGCGGGCGGTGAAGTCGTCGTCCATGGTCAGTCGAGCGCGACGGTGCGCGCCACTCCCTCCGGATCGGCCCTGCGCGGTGCTTGTGCTTCGATGTACGCGACCTACGTGGCGTACGTGGCGTACGGGACCTGTACGCACGACAGAGGCAGCCGGGTTGCACCGGACATCCGAGAACAGCGGCAGGGGGTGTGGCGGGGGGTATGACGGAGGACGAGTTCGACGGGTTCTACGCGGCCGCGTTCCCCCGCCTGACCGGGCAGCTCTATGCCTTCACCGGTGACCACGGGGAAGCGCAGGACGTCGTCCAGGAGGCGTTCGTCCGTGCCTGGGACCGGCGGCGGGAGTTCCTCGCCGACGGGGCGCCCGAGGCGTGGATCCGTACGGTCGCGATGCGGCTCGCGGTGAGCCGCTGGCGGCGGGCCCGGCGCTGGCTGGAACTGGTCCGCCGCAATCCGCTGCCGGAGCACACGCCGGGGCCGGGACCGGAACGGGCCGTACTGGTGGCGGCGTTGCGGGAACTGCCCGAGGCGCAGCGCATGGCTGTCGTTCTGCACCATCTGTGCGACTTGAGTGTCGAACAGGTAGCCTCCGAAACCGGTGCGCCCGTGGGAACGGTCAAGGCCCGGCTGTCCCGCGGCCGGGCGGCGCTGGCGCGGCGGCTCGGCGAGGCCGACGAACTGGGTGAGAGGGAGGACGACCGTGTCCGATGAGCTCACGCCCGGCCGGCGGCCCGCGGACGAGCACGCCGACGACGGGTCGAACCGCTCTCGACTGGCCGTCGCACTGCATGAGTTGGCGCAGGACCACGAGACCCCCGTGGCCGTTCCGGGGGCGGAGATCCGCCGTCGTGCGGTACGCCGCCGACGGCGCCGCAAGGCCTCGCTGGCCGCTGTGGGCACGGCCGGGGCGGGCGCGCTGGCCCTGGTGCTGGCCGTGGTGCTCACCGGCGGTGAGGATCCCCGGTCGGTGCCGCCCGCGGCCAGCTACGGCGTGGACACGCCCCCCGCCACCGCCGAGCCCTCTCCGGTCCCCGTCGCCGCCACGGTGGACCTCGCCCGGCGGGAACTGACCGCCGCGGGACGCACCCTGCCCCTCTCCGCCGGGACGGGCAGGTCGCCGACGCCGACGGGGCTCATGACGATCACCGCCAAGTTCAAGTCGACGATGGTGCCCGGTGCGGTGGCGGGCTGGAGCACGTACGACGTCAAGGCGACCTGGGTGATGCGGCTGCGCGGCCCCGACGACCGCACGAACTACCTTCTCGCCCTCAGCTGGGACGAGAAGGCGCCCGGCAACTACGACACCACCGGTGGCGCGATCGGTCTGCGGACCGAGGACGCGATGTGGCTGTACGAGGCGCTCAGGCCGGGAGCGGTGGTGCAGGTGGTGGGGACGCCCCCGACGGAGTCGCCCGCGGGGGCCGTGCCGTCGCGTGCGGGCGTGCGGTTTCCCCCCTCGGCGACGGTGACGGCGGAACCGACGGACACGGCCTGGAGGGCGAAGGAGTCGGCGGACGCCTCGGACGCCTCGGACGCGGCGAGGGCGAAGAGGTCGGCGGACGCGACCAGGGCCGAGGACACGGGGCCCTGAGGCCTTTGCGGGCCAAGTCCTGGGGTGGGCTTTACTGCGCGTTAGTTGCAGGAGCGGTGGCATCGCGTGAGGGTGGGAGCAGCTCCACCGGAGGTCCGCACGGCTGCCTCCCGATGACCACCCCCTCCTCCTGGCGTGCCTCCCTCTATCGGGAGGAGCGGGTGTGGCCTCGTACGGGCTGCTTCGGCGGTTCGTCAGTGGTGCGGCATGAGCCGGTCCACGACGCGGCGGGCCGCACCCGGGCGGGGGCCGGGAGCCGCCGGACGCTCCCAGTCGCAGGGCGGTGTCGGACGCCGGAGCGGGACCGCGCCCTGTTCCTTCAGCGCGACGCTCACCAGCCCCAGCAGGAGCTGGACGTCGGCGTCGCAGTCGAGGAGCACGGTGATCCAGGAGGCGCCGGGGCGGACTCTGATCGCGCTGGCGTGCAGGAGTTGGGGAAGCAGGCGCTCGACCGCTGTGGGCGTGAGGTAGAGGTCGGCGGAGTCGTCGGAGTGGAAGTGGACGATCTCGTGTCCCGCCGAAGC is a genomic window of Streptomyces sp. NBC_00414 containing:
- a CDS encoding L,D-transpeptidase, producing the protein MSDELTPGRRPADEHADDGSNRSRLAVALHELAQDHETPVAVPGAEIRRRAVRRRRRRKASLAAVGTAGAGALALVLAVVLTGGEDPRSVPPAASYGVDTPPATAEPSPVPVAATVDLARRELTAAGRTLPLSAGTGRSPTPTGLMTITAKFKSTMVPGAVAGWSTYDVKATWVMRLRGPDDRTNYLLALSWDEKAPGNYDTTGGAIGLRTEDAMWLYEALRPGAVVQVVGTPPTESPAGAVPSRAGVRFPPSATVTAEPTDTAWRAKESADASDASDAARAKRSADATRAEDTGP
- a CDS encoding transglycosylase domain-containing protein; its protein translation is MNARDLLRRSRTPLRRDRAPRHGGDTRLRRAGTFLRRIRVRRRRTRVRRLRRTLAALLALFLLACAAVVVAYRMTPIPEPHPETVSQSTVFVDAGGEYLGRRGPVDRQDIPLKQVPRHVQDAVIAAENRSFRTDSGVAPSAIVRAALATVTGGDRQGGSTITQQYVKNALLTPEQSLQRKAHEALIAVKLDRTRSKDDILAGYLNTVYFGRGAAGIESAARNYFGVGAHDLTVSQGAALAGILNLPSYYERAGADAKVTGTLERRWVWVLDAMADSGAISARERTAARFPAFRFYPPGGTNGQRQYLIDTASAEAADRLGITEDQLARGGYKVHTTFDLGLQDETAELVRERSPENDTDGQKDPDGKNAKGTKNVKNTKGARLHTAVVATVPGDGAVRVLYGGADYAHQPFNDAVDGAVEAGTVLDPFLKVLRPGSPLGDLAKETAPTPLRLNSAYAALAADGTYAAPYTVAKITKAGRTVHTARPKTRTALHGKEAAVVTELMGVPGATDGALVRGVEEGSFVPAGAVPTMPVGHSAGAGSGPGARTVWQSVYSPRLALTLALFAERGGKPVRVAGLTGDSPPASYAALQADEVWRLAGSPGGRPPQTPEPTAPPSP
- a CDS encoding sigma factor-like helix-turn-helix DNA-binding protein, which encodes MDDDFTARAGEYWPRLTRTARLLTGNSADADRRARAAVAEVYARRRLPGDDEEFYVRRALVRGFLRRWPRLPGRSGPAPRPYTPDPLDPLTEVLAALPPRRRAVAVLRRWDGLTHREIAALLNSSPGAVKAVGRRAEKALRAHVAYREGPPAGSPAGRPPVAGPVPVPAIEEAGRTRRRQRRRTTAVLTAVGALLLVPLVVGAVRGTGSGSGGVTVSVERAAVRVVTPGERVAAAPGVQFWLTKDGTHLSAPGQSNQFRDSGDGESEEDGSVEGGSEESASDKGASGKGGGSALTVWADSTTGKRIFLSGVHRGSREASRVELVTSDGTFTARLLTLAGSPGWSAWYVDVQLTGTDALLQDITVKAYDSAGTLIARTDTPS
- a CDS encoding luciferase domain-containing protein, which gives rise to MTAAPRAIALLETWPNLVSGPPRCAVGHAFASAGHEIVHFHSDDSADLYLTPTAVERLLPQLLHASAIRVRPGASWITVLLDCDADVQLLLGLVSVALKEQGAVPLRRPTPPCDWERPAAPGPRPGAARRVVDRLMPHH
- a CDS encoding SigE family RNA polymerase sigma factor → MTEDEFDGFYAAAFPRLTGQLYAFTGDHGEAQDVVQEAFVRAWDRRREFLADGAPEAWIRTVAMRLAVSRWRRARRWLELVRRNPLPEHTPGPGPERAVLVAALRELPEAQRMAVVLHHLCDLSVEQVASETGAPVGTVKARLSRGRAALARRLGEADELGEREDDRVR
- a CDS encoding SpoIIE family protein phosphatase, which translates into the protein MLLTQAELAALADAVHRSENVAESAERLLDELTLTRRLLDNCPAGIAVLDSELRYLYLNDALARLNGVPAAEHLGRRLREVLPDLESSEQLLTKVLRTGVPQVITVGGQTPADTTGDNRWWLGAYHRLSGPSGEVLGVAAVVMEVTDALRGREDLVRARNRMALLDEANRSTGATLDLGQACQALADLLVPRFADYAAVDVVDPEGTPQVPSDRYPLRLRRIALATTPELAEVSSPLGLLGEFVVYRAGSPMAHVLAERRPLVLSHPADEAMRQFSLSYERKEHYRRMGAHSGIYLPLAVNDGLVGAVIVFRAGDSPRLTDGDAELLGDLTDRAATGIAHAVRYTREHETALEMQRAFLNTPTGTGPGVEILGRYLPAGAGAEVGGDWFDTLALPHGRTLLVVGDVMGHGIRAAAAMSEYRSVLRTLAIQSSTPDFVLLQAERTALTLELDRVATCLLALLDPRRECATFSNAGHVPPLLVAPDGTRTLLSLPVAPPLGVGLGSFSATTVPLPPGSVLLLCTDGLIERRDRDIETGLTTLADLPIDPQAPLPTLLETVTTHLDPSTSEDDVAILLARTGPPPPHTDHLPWLPQG